The following are encoded together in the Panthera leo isolate Ple1 chromosome B4, P.leo_Ple1_pat1.1, whole genome shotgun sequence genome:
- the HOXC12 gene encoding homeobox protein Hox-C12, with translation MGEHNLLNPGFVGPLVNIHTGDTFYFPNFRASGAQLPGLPSLSYPRRDNVCSLPWPSAEPCNGYPQPYLGSPVSLNPPFGRTCELARVEDSKGYYREPCAEGGGGLKREERGRDPGPGVGPGAALLPLEPSGPPALGFKYDYAAGGGGGDGGAGPPHDPPSCQSLESDSSSSLLNEGNKGAGAGDPGSLVSPLNPGGGLSASGAPWYPIHSRSRKKRKPYSKLQLAELEGEFLVNEFITRQRRRELSDRLNLSDQQVKIWFQNRRMKKKRLLLREQALSFF, from the exons ATGGGCGAGCATAATCTCCTGAATCCCGGGTTTGTGGGGCCGCTGGTGAACATCCACACGGGAGACACGTTCTACTTCCCCAACTTCCGCGCGTCCGGGGCGCAGCTGCCAGGGCTGCCTTCGCTGTCCTACCCGCGCCGTGACAACGTGTGCTCGCTGCCCTGGCCGTCGGCGGAGCCCTGCAATGGCTACCCGCAGCCCTATCTCGGCAGCCCGGTGTCGCTCAACCCGCCCTTTGGCCGCACGTGCGAGCTGGCGCGCGTGGAGGACAGCAAGGGTTACTACCGCGAGCCGTGCGCTGAGGGCGGCGGGGGCCTGAAGCGTGAGGAGCGCGGGCGCGACCCGGGCCCAGGAGTCGGGCCGGGGGCGGCGCTGCTGCCGCTGGAGCCGTCGGGGCCCCCTGCGCTCGGTTTCAAGTACGACTacgcggcgggcggcggcggcggcgacggggGCGCGGGACCCCCGCACGACCCGCCCTCGTGCCAGTCACTGGAATCCGACTCCAGTTCGTCCCTGCTCAACGAGGGCAACAAGGGCGCCGGCGCCGGCGACCCGGGCAGCTTGGTATCGCCTTTAAACCCCGGCGGCGGGCTCTCGGCCAGCG GCGCGCCCTGGTACCCGATCCACAGCCGCTCCCGGAAGAAGCGCAAGCCCTATTCGAAGTTGCAGCTGGCGGAGCTGGAGGGGGAGTTTCTGGTGAACGAGTTCATCACGCGGCAGCGCCGGAGGGAACTCTCAGACCGCTTGAATCTTAGTGACCAGCAGGTCAAGATCTGGTTTCAGAACcggagaatgaaaaagaaaagacttctgTTGAGGGAGCAAGCTCTCTCCTTCTTTTAG